The following proteins come from a genomic window of Miscanthus floridulus cultivar M001 chromosome 2, ASM1932011v1, whole genome shotgun sequence:
- the LOC136526615 gene encoding uncharacterized calcium-binding protein At1g02270 isoform X2, producing MDNENCRESQYRAYWFSRNEKIIDRLLADHSSIICLQEVWLGNDELVDMYQKRLGDANYMLFKLARTNNRGDGLLTAVHSNYFNVLNYRELLFNDIGDRVAQLLHVESAMPFLQNQSSSCVHQQSLIVNTHLLFPHDHSLSIVRLRQVYKILQYIEAYQEEHKLGPMPIILCGDWNGSKRGQVYKFLRSQGFVSSYDAAHQYSDSEEDAHKWVSHRNHRGNVCGVDFIWLLNPDKCRKPLKTSWNEAVFGIIKYLLQVAFLSEENAFALLKADNLYDHITYSSFYQALCQLGMVHPDRLNSEEIEKLWSEADRDGDGVIDYKEFLCIWSPNCCSQEEDDTEIDITDESLETFEPNNEAFGFTVKEAVLFPPEVEKGMWPENYSLSDHAPLTVVFSPTRMPCSPGIPGEL from the exons ATGGACAACGAG AATTGCAGGGAGAGCCAGTACAGGGCCTACTGGTTCAGCCGCAACGAGAAGATCATTGACCGCCTTCTCGCTGATCACTCCTCCATCATCTGCCTCCAG GAGGTGTGGTTGGGGAACGACGAGCTGGTCGACATGTACCAGAAGCGTCTGGGGGATGCCAATTATATGCTCTTCAAGCTTGCGCGCACCAACAATCGTGGAGACG GTCTTCTTACTGCTGTACATAGCAACTACTTCAATGTTTTGAATTATAGGGAACTCCTCTTCAATGACATCGGTGATCGAGTAGCTCAGCTGTTGCATGTGGAATCAGCAATGCCGTTCTTGCAAAATCAAAGCTCCAGCTGtgtccaccagcagagcctcattGTCAACACTCATTTGTTGTTCCCTCATGATCACAGCCTTTCAATAGTTCGCTTGAGACAG GTATATAAAATCCTTCAGTATATTGAGGCTTACCAGGAAGAGCATAAACTTGGTCCAATGCCAATCATCCTTTGTGG GGATTGGAATGGAAGTAAACGTGGCCAAGTTTACAAGTTCCTTCGCTCGCAAGGGTTTGTTTCATCATATGACGCTGCTCATCAATACAGTGACAGCGAAGAAGATGCACATAAG TGGGTCAGTCACCGAAACCATCGAGGGAACGTCTGCGGAGTTGATTTCATATGGCTTTTGAATCCTGATAAGTGCAGGAAGCCCCTGAAGACAAGCTGGAACGAAGCTGTTTTTGGTATCATCAAG TACCTGCTCCAAGTTGCATTCCTTTCTGAGGAGAATGCATTTGCACTCCTGAAGGCAGACAACCTTTATGATCACATCACGTATTCAAGTTTCTACCAGGCACTGTGTCAG TTAGGAATGGTCCATCCTGATCGACTAAATTCAGAAGAAATTGAAAAGCTATGGAGTGAAGCTGACCGTGATGGCGATGGTGTTATTGACTACAAAGAATTTCTG TGCATCTGGAGCCCAAACTGCTGTAGTCAAGAGGAGGATGATACTGAAATCGATATCACTGATGAAAGTCTGGAGACTTTTGAGCCAAACAACGAAGCCTTTGGCTTCACCGTGAAGGAAGCTGTTCTCTTTCCCCCAGAAGTAGAGAAGGGCATGTGGCCCGAAAACTACAGTCTCTCGGATCATGCCCCCCTCACTGTGGTATTCTCCCCTACTAGAATGCCTTGCTCTCCAGGCATTCCTGGGGAACTCTAG
- the LOC136526615 gene encoding uncharacterized calcium-binding protein At1g02270 isoform X1, with amino-acid sequence MDNENCRESQYRAYWFSRNEKIIDRLLADHSSIICLQEVWLGNDELVDMYQKRLGDANYMLFKLARTNNRGDGLLTAVHSNYFNVLNYRELLFNDIGDRVAQLLHVESAMPFLQNQSSSCVHQQSLIVNTHLLFPHDHSLSIVRLRQVYKILQYIEAYQEEHKLGPMPIILCGDWNGSKRGQVYKFLRSQGFVSSYDAAHQYSDSEEDAHKWVSHRNHRGNVCGVDFIWLLNPDKCRKPLKTSWNEAVFGIIKYLLQVAFLSEENAFALLKADNLYDHITYSSFYQALCQLGMVHPDRLNSEEIEKLWSEADRDGDGVIDYKEFLQCIWSPNCCSQEEDDTEIDITDESLETFEPNNEAFGFTVKEAVLFPPEVEKGMWPENYSLSDHAPLTVVFSPTRMPCSPGIPGEL; translated from the exons ATGGACAACGAG AATTGCAGGGAGAGCCAGTACAGGGCCTACTGGTTCAGCCGCAACGAGAAGATCATTGACCGCCTTCTCGCTGATCACTCCTCCATCATCTGCCTCCAG GAGGTGTGGTTGGGGAACGACGAGCTGGTCGACATGTACCAGAAGCGTCTGGGGGATGCCAATTATATGCTCTTCAAGCTTGCGCGCACCAACAATCGTGGAGACG GTCTTCTTACTGCTGTACATAGCAACTACTTCAATGTTTTGAATTATAGGGAACTCCTCTTCAATGACATCGGTGATCGAGTAGCTCAGCTGTTGCATGTGGAATCAGCAATGCCGTTCTTGCAAAATCAAAGCTCCAGCTGtgtccaccagcagagcctcattGTCAACACTCATTTGTTGTTCCCTCATGATCACAGCCTTTCAATAGTTCGCTTGAGACAG GTATATAAAATCCTTCAGTATATTGAGGCTTACCAGGAAGAGCATAAACTTGGTCCAATGCCAATCATCCTTTGTGG GGATTGGAATGGAAGTAAACGTGGCCAAGTTTACAAGTTCCTTCGCTCGCAAGGGTTTGTTTCATCATATGACGCTGCTCATCAATACAGTGACAGCGAAGAAGATGCACATAAG TGGGTCAGTCACCGAAACCATCGAGGGAACGTCTGCGGAGTTGATTTCATATGGCTTTTGAATCCTGATAAGTGCAGGAAGCCCCTGAAGACAAGCTGGAACGAAGCTGTTTTTGGTATCATCAAG TACCTGCTCCAAGTTGCATTCCTTTCTGAGGAGAATGCATTTGCACTCCTGAAGGCAGACAACCTTTATGATCACATCACGTATTCAAGTTTCTACCAGGCACTGTGTCAG TTAGGAATGGTCCATCCTGATCGACTAAATTCAGAAGAAATTGAAAAGCTATGGAGTGAAGCTGACCGTGATGGCGATGGTGTTATTGACTACAAAGAATTTCTG CAGTGCATCTGGAGCCCAAACTGCTGTAGTCAAGAGGAGGATGATACTGAAATCGATATCACTGATGAAAGTCTGGAGACTTTTGAGCCAAACAACGAAGCCTTTGGCTTCACCGTGAAGGAAGCTGTTCTCTTTCCCCCAGAAGTAGAGAAGGGCATGTGGCCCGAAAACTACAGTCTCTCGGATCATGCCCCCCTCACTGTGGTATTCTCCCCTACTAGAATGCCTTGCTCTCCAGGCATTCCTGGGGAACTCTAG